A part of Sulfurimonas sp. HSL-1716 genomic DNA contains:
- the def gene encoding peptide deformylase: protein MNLTILTYPDKRLKQKSKNVTKFDENIHKLLDAMNETMLLSNGIGLAAIQVNHPLNILILNIPDSEGNQPTENLMEIINPILIKKEGSTVYQEGCLSVPGFYEDIERYETITINYQDRDGNTKTLDADGLLSIAIQHEMDHLTGNLFIEKLSYARRKKFEKEYKKAIKEKRL from the coding sequence CGGATAAACGACTAAAACAAAAATCAAAAAACGTAACCAAATTTGACGAAAACATACACAAACTCTTAGATGCCATGAATGAGACTATGCTTCTGTCAAATGGTATAGGACTGGCTGCCATACAGGTGAACCACCCCTTGAACATATTGATCTTGAATATTCCCGACAGCGAAGGAAATCAGCCCACGGAGAATCTCATGGAGATCATAAACCCTATTCTTATAAAAAAAGAGGGATCGACCGTTTATCAGGAGGGTTGTCTAAGCGTCCCCGGATTTTACGAAGATATCGAACGCTATGAGACGATAACGATAAATTATCAAGACAGAGACGGAAATACCAAAACTTTAGACGCAGACGGTTTGCTGAGTATCGCGATTCAGCATGAGATGGATCATCTGACGGGAAATCTTTTCATTGAAAAACTCTCATATGCAAGACGCAAAAAATTTGAAAAAGAGTATAAAAAAGCGATAAAAGAGAAAAGACTCTGA
- a CDS encoding YifB family Mg chelatase-like AAA ATPase encodes MKQVNCATYEGIEAKVVQVESSLTKGLPSFNIVGIASTSINESKERVKSALLSNGFSFPPKRFIINLSPSDLKKEGSHFDLSIALLLLMDDQETDISDWFVFGELGLDGQIKENKYLYPLILSLANQNLIKKAIVPKESLKKLTKIAKVEFYGAAHIKDALNLLKSDDHTILPSPSTAIEYDFISAQEKLYYLNEYRYDFKDVKGQKIAKRAALIAAAGFHNIILEGSPGCGKSMIAQRLRYILPPMNSADILEVAKLQALDGCEPDFKPIRPFRSPHHTSTQASIFGGGSYTAKIGEVGLSHSGILFFDELPHYSKNILEALREPLQDDKIRISRVNSKVQYPAAFLFVAAMNPCPCGNLLNPAKECRCNELDIKKYKNRLSDPFLDRIDIAVTMQNISAADRSDVTSKQLHEKVLQTTEFISKRGQNSFNGKLSDEEIERFCVLNDEAKDILDNAVLRFSLSFRAIKKVQKVARTIADLEQRELIGKKDILEALSYRRR; translated from the coding sequence ATGAAACAGGTAAACTGCGCAACGTATGAAGGGATAGAAGCCAAGGTAGTTCAAGTAGAATCCAGTCTGACAAAAGGACTGCCCTCTTTTAACATCGTGGGAATTGCTTCTACTTCTATCAACGAATCCAAAGAACGTGTCAAATCCGCGCTGCTTAGCAACGGCTTTTCGTTTCCTCCCAAAAGATTCATTATAAACCTTAGCCCAAGCGACCTAAAAAAAGAGGGAAGCCATTTTGATCTAAGTATTGCACTACTGCTGCTTATGGACGATCAGGAAACCGATATCTCCGATTGGTTCGTATTTGGAGAACTGGGACTCGACGGACAGATAAAAGAGAACAAATATCTCTATCCCCTTATTTTATCCCTCGCCAACCAAAATCTTATAAAAAAAGCTATCGTACCAAAAGAGAGTCTGAAAAAACTTACAAAAATAGCAAAAGTGGAGTTTTACGGTGCAGCGCACATAAAAGACGCCTTGAACCTGCTAAAAAGCGATGACCATACGATATTGCCGAGTCCGTCGACGGCTATTGAATACGACTTTATATCCGCTCAGGAAAAGCTGTACTATTTAAATGAATACAGATATGACTTTAAAGACGTAAAAGGCCAAAAGATCGCAAAACGTGCGGCGCTCATAGCAGCTGCAGGATTTCACAACATAATACTTGAAGGCAGTCCGGGATGCGGAAAATCGATGATCGCACAGAGATTAAGATATATCCTTCCTCCTATGAACTCTGCAGATATATTGGAAGTCGCCAAACTTCAAGCCCTGGACGGATGCGAACCGGATTTTAAGCCGATCCGCCCTTTTCGTTCTCCTCACCACACTTCGACACAGGCAAGTATTTTCGGAGGTGGATCATATACTGCAAAAATAGGCGAAGTGGGACTCAGTCATTCCGGGATCCTCTTTTTTGACGAGCTTCCGCACTATTCCAAAAATATTCTTGAAGCACTGAGAGAGCCTTTGCAAGACGATAAGATACGTATCTCCAGAGTCAACTCGAAAGTACAATACCCGGCAGCTTTTCTTTTTGTTGCAGCAATGAATCCTTGTCCATGCGGCAATCTTTTAAATCCGGCAAAAGAGTGCAGATGCAATGAACTTGATATTAAAAAATACAAAAACAGGCTTTCCGATCCTTTTTTAGACCGTATAGATATCGCTGTAACAATGCAGAATATATCTGCTGCTGATCGAAGTGACGTGACTTCAAAACAACTGCATGAAAAAGTACTTCAAACAACGGAGTTTATCTCCAAACGCGGGCAAAACAGCTTTAACGGAAAACTCTCGGATGAGGAGATAGAGAGATTTTGTGTCTTAAACGATGAAGCAAAAGATATTTTAGATAATGCGGTACTTCGGTTTTCACTCTCCTTTAGAGCCATAAAAAAAGTGCAAAAAGTAGCCCGTACGATCGCCGATCTGGAACAACGGGAACTTATCGGGAAAAAAGATATTCTTGAAGCGCTTAGTTATAGAAGAAGATAA
- a CDS encoding YeiH family protein, with protein MAFSKENRKGTVSGIIFVALVAASATYIAALGPIKHLGISPLVVGIVIGIFYANTLHNHFPKTWETGIVFSGKKILRFAIVFYGFRLTFQQIAAVGLEGFLVSLTMLATTFVLGTWIGQKFFKLDRDTSMLTASGASVCGAAAVLATEPVLKAEGHKAAVAVSMVVLFGTISMFLYPVLYAAIIEPASGFLHMTPQQFGIYTGGTIHEVAQVVAVPASIPGAPVEMSNSAVIVKMTRVILIAPMLIVLGLYLSYQAKKTGAVAGAVKLVIPWFAVYFIGMAGVNSLIEMYLQGGGAAIADTVHTLIGKINVIDTFLLTMAMTALGMGTRFAKFKGLGLAPIYTALGMFAWLVVGGFLVTKFITSVV; from the coding sequence GTAGCTGCTTCGGCTACATACATTGCAGCGCTCGGACCGATCAAACATCTTGGAATATCTCCGCTTGTCGTGGGTATCGTTATTGGTATTTTTTACGCAAATACTCTTCACAATCATTTTCCAAAAACATGGGAAACGGGTATCGTATTTTCAGGTAAAAAGATATTGCGCTTTGCTATCGTGTTTTACGGGTTTCGTCTTACGTTTCAACAGATAGCGGCAGTCGGATTGGAAGGATTTTTAGTTTCTTTAACCATGCTGGCTACGACTTTTGTTCTTGGAACATGGATAGGGCAGAAATTCTTTAAGCTCGACCGTGATACTTCTATGCTTACTGCTTCGGGAGCTTCTGTTTGCGGAGCGGCAGCAGTACTTGCGACAGAACCGGTCTTAAAGGCTGAAGGTCATAAAGCTGCGGTTGCGGTTAGTATGGTCGTATTGTTTGGAACTATCTCTATGTTCTTGTATCCTGTTCTTTATGCTGCCATTATCGAACCTGCATCAGGATTTTTGCATATGACGCCGCAGCAATTTGGGATATATACGGGCGGTACTATTCATGAAGTTGCACAGGTTGTGGCGGTTCCGGCGTCGATTCCCGGAGCTCCGGTAGAGATGTCTAACAGCGCCGTTATCGTTAAGATGACCAGAGTTATTTTGATCGCTCCTATGCTCATTGTACTGGGTCTTTACCTTTCGTATCAAGCCAAAAAAACGGGTGCGGTTGCAGGAGCCGTTAAGCTTGTTATCCCTTGGTTTGCAGTTTATTTCATAGGAATGGCGGGAGTAAACTCTCTTATCGAGATGTATCTTCAAGGCGGCGGTGCCGCAATAGCAGATACCGTGCATACCTTAATAGGAAAGATCAACGTAATCGATACTTTTTTACTTACGATGGCGATGACCGCACTTGGTATGGGGACCCGTTTTGCAAAGTTCAAAGGTTTGGGACTTGCGCCTATTTATACGGCACTCGGAATGTTTGCATGGTTGGTAGTAGGCGGCTTTTTGGTAACTAAGTTTATTACTTCCGTTGTCTAA